From Planococcus halocryophilus, the proteins below share one genomic window:
- a CDS encoding menaquinol-cytochrome c reductase cytochrome b/c subunit: MHRGKGMKFVGDSRVPGMEYRKPNVPKDYSEYPGKTEAFWPNFLLKEWMIGSVFLIGYLLLTVAHPSPLEGQADPTDTAYIPLPDWYFLFLYQLLKYEFASGPFNVVGAIIVPGLAFGALMLAPFLDRGPERRPSKRPLPTGFMILGIISIIFLTWESVANHDWEAAEAQGKITEEVEIDTTDPGYEVYSAAACISCHGDNLEGAVGPTLVGTGLSPEEISDIAVNGIEKDGALVMPAAWDGTDEDLKVLAEFISGLEAE; this comes from the coding sequence ATGCATCGCGGAAAAGGGATGAAATTTGTAGGGGATTCGCGTGTTCCAGGTATGGAATACCGTAAGCCGAATGTTCCTAAAGATTACTCCGAATACCCTGGTAAAACAGAAGCTTTCTGGCCAAACTTCCTTTTGAAAGAATGGATGATTGGTTCGGTCTTCTTAATCGGTTATTTGCTTTTGACTGTCGCTCATCCTTCGCCTCTTGAAGGTCAGGCTGATCCAACTGATACAGCATATATTCCTTTACCAGACTGGTATTTCTTGTTCTTATATCAATTACTGAAATACGAATTTGCATCCGGGCCATTTAACGTGGTTGGTGCCATTATCGTTCCAGGACTTGCTTTTGGAGCACTTATGTTGGCACCATTCTTGGATCGAGGACCGGAAAGACGTCCTTCGAAACGCCCATTGCCTACAGGATTTATGATTCTCGGGATTATTTCTATTATATTCCTTACATGGGAATCGGTAGCAAACCATGACTGGGAAGCTGCTGAAGCGCAAGGGAAAATCACTGAAGAAGTGGAAATTGATACAACTGATCCAGGATATGAAGTGTATTCTGCTGCAGCTTGTATTAGTTGCCATGGCGATAATTTAGAAGGAGCAGTTGGACCAACACTTGTTGGAACTGGCTTGTCTCCTGAAGAAATCTCTGACATTGCTGTCAACGGTATCGAAAAAGACGGTGCTCTTGTAATGCCTGCTGCTTGGGACGGAACAGATGAAGATCTGAAAGTACTTGCAGAGTTTATTTCTGGCCTTGAAGCAGAATAA
- the qcrB gene encoding menaquinol-cytochrome c reductase cytochrome b subunit translates to MLNKLYDWVDERLDITPIWRDIADHEVPEHVNPAHHFSAFVYCFGGLTFFITVIQILSGMFLTMYYVPDIENAWQSVYYLQNEVAFGEIVRGMHHWGASLVVVMIFLHTLRVFFTGSYKKPRELNWVVGVLLFGVILGLSFTGYLLPWDMKALFATKVGIEIAASVPVIGGSIKLLLAGDSTILGAQTLTRFFAIHVFFLPAALLGLLAAHFIMIRRQGISGPL, encoded by the coding sequence GTGCTAAACAAGTTATATGATTGGGTTGATGAGCGATTAGACATTACGCCGATCTGGCGTGATATTGCTGACCATGAAGTACCTGAGCACGTAAACCCCGCACACCACTTTTCAGCATTTGTTTATTGTTTTGGAGGACTAACATTTTTCATTACAGTGATTCAGATCTTATCCGGTATGTTCTTAACAATGTATTACGTGCCAGATATTGAAAATGCTTGGCAGTCGGTTTATTATCTTCAAAACGAAGTTGCTTTTGGAGAAATTGTGCGTGGGATGCATCACTGGGGAGCTTCTCTTGTAGTTGTTATGATTTTCCTTCATACACTGCGGGTATTCTTTACAGGGTCTTATAAGAAACCGCGTGAGCTAAACTGGGTAGTAGGCGTTTTACTATTCGGCGTTATCCTTGGATTGAGCTTCACGGGTTACTTGCTTCCATGGGATATGAAAGCTCTATTTGCAACAAAAGTTGGGATTGAAATTGCGGCATCTGTACCGGTCATCGGTGGATCGATCAAACTTCTATTGGCTGGGGATTCAACAATCCTTGGTGCACAGACTTTGACACGATTCTTCGCTATACACGTCTTCTTCTTACCTGCAGCTTTGCTTGGGTTGCTAGCTGCTCACTTTATCATGATCAGAAGACAAGGTATTTCAGGACCGCTATAA
- a CDS encoding ubiquinol-cytochrome c reductase iron-sulfur subunit, whose product MSNNRVSRRQFLGYTLTGVGGFMAAGMLMPMVRFAVDPVLQQKEGSDYVLTDQAVADITEEPVRVDFTYEQTDAWYKSEVTNSAWVYKDGDKLIALSPVCKHLGCTVNWAGSPDYPTQFFCPCHAGRYEKNGQNIAGTPPLGPLDEYQVKEQDGFVAIGAVRENTIV is encoded by the coding sequence ATGAGTAATAATCGTGTATCACGACGTCAATTTTTAGGCTACACTTTAACAGGTGTAGGTGGTTTCATGGCAGCAGGTATGTTGATGCCAATGGTTCGTTTCGCAGTAGACCCTGTTCTTCAACAAAAAGAAGGCAGCGACTACGTTTTAACTGATCAAGCTGTAGCTGATATTACGGAAGAACCAGTACGTGTCGATTTCACTTACGAACAAACAGACGCATGGTATAAATCTGAAGTAACAAATTCAGCTTGGGTGTATAAAGACGGCGATAAATTAATCGCACTTTCACCAGTTTGTAAACATTTAGGATGTACAGTGAACTGGGCAGGGAGTCCAGATTACCCGACACAATTCTTCTGTCCATGTCACGCAGGCCGTTATGAGAAAAACGGACAGAACATTGCAGGAACACCGCCGCTTGGACCACTCGATGAGTACCAAGTAAAAGAACAAGATGGCTTTGTTGCAATCGGCGCAGTAAGAGAAAACACAATAGTTTAA
- a CDS encoding DUF2487 family protein, whose product MHFIGKEIDQYLSQQDYIDTAVVPLLQLDLSENGMKSSAGASEYLQNLTAMLEKQFKGRILLLPPISYGKIANRQRIAAELLEELQHTKFKHIFYLTTDSEWRTIDSLKNVLWLPAIPMEDMDQSFKNSVMEDQLRQVLPLFTKEWSHHS is encoded by the coding sequence ATGCATTTTATCGGTAAAGAAATTGATCAATATTTGAGTCAACAAGATTATATAGATACAGCGGTTGTGCCACTTTTACAGTTAGATTTAAGTGAAAATGGGATGAAATCCAGTGCAGGCGCTTCTGAATACTTACAAAACCTAACTGCTATGTTAGAAAAGCAATTTAAAGGGCGGATACTTTTACTTCCGCCTATTTCTTATGGCAAAATAGCAAATCGGCAGCGAATTGCAGCTGAATTGTTGGAAGAATTACAGCATACGAAGTTTAAACATATCTTTTATTTAACGACAGATTCCGAATGGCGAACAATTGATAGCTTAAAAAATGTTTTATGGCTACCAGCAATTCCGATGGAGGATATGGACCAATCCTTTAAAAATTCAGTAATGGAAGACCAGTTGAGACAAGTTTTGCCGCTATTTACAAAAGAATGGTCACATCATTCATGA
- a CDS encoding ReoY family proteolytic degradation factor yields MTASISIGEKKQFVRWFLQSYKMKRRECIWILNYMLSNEDLLEKTHFVEEAHYCPRAMVMSSTDSKETPFRFYKGNLMTADAEKSFHDLRLNPDEHLYIQLNFPNIPPPTLYLSVLEENPYIPEDASIDEQDRQVAEKILKESMSVFHEETIYKQIDEALDANDRDRFFELSAMLQAFKAIKKDGE; encoded by the coding sequence ATGACCGCTTCAATATCAATAGGTGAAAAAAAGCAATTTGTCCGTTGGTTCCTACAATCTTACAAGATGAAAAGACGTGAGTGTATTTGGATTCTGAATTATATGTTGAGCAACGAAGACCTGCTTGAAAAAACCCATTTTGTTGAAGAAGCGCATTATTGTCCGCGCGCAATGGTCATGTCCTCAACAGATTCAAAAGAAACCCCTTTCCGCTTTTATAAAGGAAACTTAATGACGGCAGACGCGGAAAAATCATTTCATGACTTGCGTCTAAATCCGGATGAACATTTGTATATCCAATTGAATTTTCCTAACATTCCTCCTCCGACTTTATATTTGTCGGTGTTGGAAGAAAATCCATATATACCTGAAGATGCATCTATTGATGAACAAGATCGTCAAGTTGCTGAGAAAATATTAAAAGAAAGCATGTCTGTTTTTCATGAGGAAACGATTTACAAACAAATTGATGAAGCATTAGATGCCAACGATCGCGATCGTTTTTTTGAACTGTCAGCAATGTTGCAGGCATTCAAAGCCATTAAAAAAGACGGAGAGTGA
- a CDS encoding tetratricopeptide repeat protein gives MANIEQIQKAVEQGDPNLLNTLLDDYLLKGDPDEQYGLSEWLAEIGFVEEAIKVLEHLQYIFPEEAQLTIDRANLLIDADREDDALNALMEIPKDDELYAQALVTLADLFQLQGLLEAAENRLNEAIDLMPEEPLLQQAKAELLLDSGRYLESAKIYQELEAQQVEIEGVNISERLAEVYSAGAAYEEALPYYEKALEDLATPDVLFGAAFAAFQTRQYEMAVRRLDELIGIDPDYFSAYLLKAQSYNMAEDYQPAYKAISEGLARDEFDKELYLFAGKLALKLGKVDEGVEHLRQAIALDPEYMEAIYTLVSYFHAQEQDDEVLELAEMVVESGDDWAGLYPMVAEAYERTENYKQATVYYEKAYSSFKDDAVFLKKYALFLIEEGKRERALEIIKELQALEPENPEWFDWQQSFE, from the coding sequence ATGGCGAATATTGAACAAATACAAAAAGCGGTAGAACAAGGAGATCCTAATCTTCTAAACACATTATTAGATGATTATTTGCTAAAAGGTGATCCGGATGAGCAATACGGTTTATCTGAATGGCTAGCAGAAATAGGCTTTGTGGAAGAAGCAATCAAAGTACTCGAACATTTACAGTATATATTCCCAGAAGAAGCACAATTGACAATTGACCGAGCCAATTTGTTAATAGATGCTGACCGGGAAGATGATGCATTAAATGCCTTGATGGAAATCCCAAAAGACGATGAATTGTATGCTCAAGCGCTTGTAACCTTAGCGGACTTGTTCCAATTACAAGGTTTGCTTGAAGCAGCTGAGAATCGTTTAAATGAAGCGATAGACTTAATGCCAGAAGAACCTCTTTTGCAACAAGCGAAAGCGGAATTGTTGTTAGATTCTGGACGTTACCTGGAATCGGCCAAAATTTATCAAGAACTTGAAGCGCAGCAGGTTGAGATAGAAGGAGTCAATATTTCCGAAAGGCTAGCTGAAGTTTATAGTGCAGGAGCGGCTTACGAAGAAGCATTGCCTTATTATGAAAAAGCGCTTGAAGACTTAGCAACTCCAGACGTGCTGTTTGGAGCGGCATTTGCAGCATTTCAAACACGTCAATACGAGATGGCTGTGCGTCGTCTTGATGAATTGATCGGCATTGATCCAGATTATTTTTCTGCTTATTTATTAAAAGCACAAAGCTACAATATGGCTGAAGATTACCAACCTGCTTATAAGGCAATAAGCGAAGGACTCGCTAGAGATGAATTTGATAAGGAATTGTATTTATTCGCAGGTAAGCTCGCTTTAAAACTGGGTAAAGTGGACGAGGGTGTTGAACATCTACGTCAAGCAATAGCATTAGACCCAGAATACATGGAAGCTATTTATACTTTAGTATCTTACTTCCATGCGCAAGAACAAGATGATGAAGTTCTTGAGTTGGCAGAAATGGTGGTCGAAAGTGGTGATGATTGGGCTGGCCTTTATCCGATGGTAGCGGAAGCTTACGAACGCACAGAAAATTACAAGCAGGCGACGGTTTACTATGAAAAAGCTTACTCATCGTTTAAAGACGATGCGGTTTTCTTGAAAAAATATGCCTTATTTTTAATAGAAGAAGGAAAAAGAGAGCGCGCTCTCGAAATAATAAAAGAACTACAAGCGCTAGAACCAGAAAATCCAGAATGGTTTGATTGGCAACAGTCTTTTGAATGA
- the aroA gene encoding 3-phosphoshikimate 1-carboxyvinyltransferase — MALSLAFKKPSLKGSIQVPGDKSISHRAIMFGSIATGKTTVEGFLMGDDCLSTISCFKKLGVQIDVTDDLVTIQSEGEKYWEEPSEVLDTGNSGTTTRLMLGLLAGTSFHSVMAGDESIAKRPMKRIINPLREMGADIRGRHDGQYTPLAVQGTQLKAIDYTLPVASAQVKSAILLAALKADGQTIIHEPIASRDHTEIMLEHFGATVNREDHVIKLEGGQKLTAAHVQVPGDISSAAFMIGAALITEDSKVTLTNVGINPTRTGILDVVEKMGAVIEVEEKETAGERSADLTIYSSDLKGTEISGDLIPRLIDEIPLIALIATQAKGTTVIKDAEELRVKETDRIAAVVTELSKMGANIEATEDGMIIHGPTVLTGADMTSYGDHRLGMMAAIAALVASSEVVIDDPECISISYPNFFDQLNLLTN; from the coding sequence ATGGCATTATCGTTAGCATTTAAAAAACCAAGCTTAAAAGGTAGTATACAAGTTCCGGGAGATAAATCTATTTCACATCGCGCTATCATGTTCGGTTCTATCGCAACAGGTAAAACAACAGTAGAAGGCTTTCTTATGGGCGACGATTGCTTAAGTACAATTTCTTGTTTTAAAAAGCTTGGCGTGCAAATTGATGTTACAGATGATTTAGTAACTATTCAAAGCGAAGGTGAAAAGTATTGGGAAGAGCCTTCCGAAGTGTTGGATACCGGAAATTCTGGAACAACTACCCGCTTAATGCTTGGATTATTGGCCGGTACATCTTTTCATTCAGTAATGGCCGGAGATGAGTCAATCGCTAAACGTCCAATGAAGCGCATTATCAATCCACTTCGTGAAATGGGTGCGGATATTCGTGGGCGCCATGACGGACAGTATACACCGCTAGCGGTTCAAGGAACTCAACTAAAAGCAATTGACTATACATTGCCGGTTGCTAGTGCGCAAGTAAAGTCAGCCATTTTATTAGCAGCTTTAAAAGCGGATGGTCAAACGATCATTCATGAACCTATCGCATCTCGTGATCATACCGAAATTATGTTAGAACATTTTGGTGCTACCGTTAACCGTGAAGATCACGTGATTAAGCTTGAAGGTGGACAAAAGTTGACAGCAGCTCACGTTCAAGTTCCTGGAGACATTTCGTCTGCAGCGTTTATGATTGGAGCGGCATTGATTACGGAAGATAGTAAAGTAACGCTAACAAATGTTGGTATTAATCCCACACGTACAGGCATTTTAGATGTAGTCGAAAAAATGGGTGCCGTTATTGAAGTAGAAGAAAAAGAAACGGCAGGTGAGCGTTCAGCTGACTTAACCATTTATTCGAGCGATTTAAAAGGAACGGAAATTAGTGGGGATTTAATTCCGCGATTGATCGATGAAATCCCATTAATTGCTTTGATTGCAACGCAAGCAAAAGGAACAACTGTGATTAAAGATGCTGAAGAGTTACGAGTAAAAGAAACTGATCGTATAGCAGCAGTTGTAACCGAATTGTCGAAAATGGGAGCAAATATTGAAGCAACCGAAGACGGTATGATCATTCATGGTCCAACCGTATTAACAGGTGCTGATATGACTTCTTACGGCGATCATCGTCTTGGCATGATGGCAGCAATTGCTGCTTTAGTAGCATCGAGTGAAGTTGTGATTGACGACCCAGAATGCATTTCGATTTCGTATCCTAACTTTTTTGATCAACTGAATTTACTGACAAATTAA
- a CDS encoding prephenate dehydrogenase, with product MTKHILIIGLGLIGGSLAKALQRNKDIHVAGYDASALTARKAFKMGIIHSSPPSLEQAAAEADVIVFATPVGATIKLMEQSKYWNLKDDVILTDTGSTKLQIMEASKKLNHLFIGGHPMAGSHKSGVEAAKEVLFENAFYILTPDEKTDEKSLQFLKDLLSVTKAKIKVLAAEEHDHMTAVVSHFPHLIAASLVHQLDQEDKFPFTRQLAAGGFRDTTRIASANPEMWRDITTQNNAMIVHQLDNWMQQMEQLKEMLQTNDPEPIQQFFNHAKVVRDELPIAGHGAMFSVFDLYIDIPDVPGIISELTGYLAEEQISIVNIRILETREDVFGILVISFQTNEDRARAQKCISTRTVYDTYIS from the coding sequence GTGACCAAACACATACTAATCATTGGATTAGGCTTGATCGGTGGGTCATTGGCAAAAGCGCTTCAGCGTAACAAGGATATCCACGTGGCAGGCTATGATGCAAGTGCGTTAACAGCGCGAAAAGCTTTTAAGATGGGCATCATACATAGTTCACCGCCATCACTTGAGCAAGCTGCTGCAGAAGCAGATGTCATTGTTTTTGCCACACCAGTTGGTGCAACGATCAAGTTGATGGAGCAAAGTAAGTACTGGAATTTAAAAGACGATGTTATTCTGACGGACACTGGTAGTACTAAATTGCAAATCATGGAAGCTTCTAAAAAGCTAAATCACCTTTTTATTGGCGGTCATCCGATGGCGGGTTCACATAAAAGTGGTGTAGAAGCTGCAAAAGAAGTTTTATTTGAAAATGCATTTTATATTTTAACGCCTGACGAAAAGACAGATGAAAAAAGTCTTCAATTTCTTAAAGATTTATTGTCTGTAACAAAAGCCAAAATCAAAGTGCTAGCAGCTGAAGAGCACGACCATATGACAGCTGTAGTAAGTCACTTCCCGCACTTAATCGCAGCTTCACTTGTTCATCAATTAGATCAAGAAGATAAATTTCCTTTTACGCGTCAATTGGCTGCGGGTGGTTTTCGAGACACTACACGAATTGCCTCGGCAAATCCGGAAATGTGGCGAGATATCACGACTCAAAATAATGCCATGATTGTTCATCAATTAGACAATTGGATGCAACAAATGGAACAGTTAAAAGAGATGCTTCAAACAAATGATCCAGAACCCATTCAACAGTTTTTTAATCATGCTAAAGTTGTGAGAGACGAACTCCCAATTGCTGGTCACGGGGCGATGTTCTCTGTATTTGATTTATACATAGATATACCGGACGTACCGGGTATTATTTCTGAGCTGACTGGTTATTTAGCAGAAGAACAAATCAGCATTGTCAATATTCGGATTTTAGAAACGCGAGAAGATGTATTTGGTATTCTCGTCATTAGTTTTCAAACAAACGAAGACCGTGCGCGTGCACAAAAATGCATTTCAACACGAACAGTTTACGATACATATATTTCCTGA
- the aroH gene encoding chorismate mutase has protein sequence MIRGVRGAITVSADQAEEVLKETKRLVLEMAKENKIDPEDVASVIISTTTDISSAFPAKAVRTIEDWNYVPVMCTHEMDVPGSMPLCIRVMMHVNTELEQKKIHHVYLNEATKLRPDLSAKSQVISK, from the coding sequence ATGATACGTGGAGTAAGAGGGGCAATTACGGTTTCTGCAGATCAGGCGGAAGAAGTGCTAAAAGAAACAAAACGTCTAGTTTTGGAAATGGCCAAAGAAAACAAAATTGATCCAGAAGATGTCGCATCAGTCATCATTTCAACGACAACTGATATTTCGTCAGCTTTTCCTGCAAAAGCCGTTCGAACTATAGAGGATTGGAATTATGTACCGGTCATGTGTACACATGAAATGGACGTTCCTGGCAGTATGCCTTTATGTATTCGTGTCATGATGCACGTTAATACAGAGCTAGAACAGAAAAAAATTCATCATGTCTATTTAAATGAAGCGACGAAACTGCGTCCGGACCTATCAGCAAAAAGCCAGGTGATTTCAAAGTGA
- the aroB gene encoding 3-dehydroquinate synthase — translation MKQLQVEAEHPYLVHIGAGAFDLFADTYRPLLDAADQIVVIADEKVAELHLQYLLNYLTSWDVRILTIPAGESAKSVETFMACHSFLLSESCSRNSLLLAFGGGATGDVVGFVASTFMRGIPFIQLPTTILAHDSAVGGKTAINHELGKNMIGTFYQPKAVLYDSKLLTTLPSGEVRSGMAEVIKHAFISNEQWLSELLAIEDFSLLTEEELNLHLEKGIAVKAAIVEEDEFEGGVRKYLNFGHTVAHALEGHLGYGKITHGEAVVLGMSYALLLSDHKKSEQFIQWAKVNGYPLYLLNEIKFEALLPYIKKDKKSSKGELNFVLLEETGHPYVDKVDEQRAFAAYEKLVSQIGEVI, via the coding sequence ATGAAGCAATTGCAGGTCGAAGCTGAACATCCTTATCTTGTTCATATAGGTGCCGGAGCATTCGATTTGTTTGCGGATACCTATCGTCCCTTACTGGATGCGGCTGACCAGATTGTGGTGATCGCAGATGAAAAAGTGGCAGAGCTTCATTTACAATATTTGCTGAATTATTTAACGAGTTGGGACGTTCGTATATTAACGATTCCTGCCGGGGAAAGTGCGAAATCTGTGGAGACCTTTATGGCCTGCCACAGCTTTCTACTATCTGAAAGCTGCTCGCGAAATTCATTGTTGTTAGCATTTGGCGGAGGAGCTACTGGAGATGTTGTAGGGTTTGTCGCTTCAACATTTATGCGCGGTATTCCTTTTATTCAACTTCCGACGACGATTTTGGCACATGATAGCGCAGTAGGCGGAAAAACAGCAATCAATCACGAGCTAGGTAAGAATATGATAGGCACATTTTATCAGCCTAAAGCTGTTTTATATGACAGTAAATTATTGACCACTTTACCATCTGGAGAAGTTCGTTCTGGCATGGCCGAAGTGATTAAACATGCTTTTATATCTAATGAACAGTGGCTATCAGAACTATTAGCTATCGAAGATTTTAGTCTTCTGACAGAAGAAGAGTTGAATCTTCATTTAGAAAAAGGAATTGCTGTAAAAGCGGCGATTGTTGAAGAAGATGAATTTGAAGGTGGCGTCCGGAAGTACTTGAATTTTGGCCATACGGTAGCACATGCTCTAGAAGGTCATTTAGGCTACGGTAAAATTACACATGGCGAAGCGGTCGTTCTTGGAATGTCCTATGCATTATTATTATCAGACCATAAGAAATCGGAACAATTTATCCAGTGGGCTAAGGTAAATGGCTATCCGCTTTACTTGTTGAACGAAATTAAGTTTGAAGCATTATTGCCATATATAAAAAAAGACAAAAAATCATCAAAAGGGGAACTGAATTTTGTTCTTCTTGAAGAAACGGGTCATCCTTATGTGGACAAAGTAGATGAACAGCGTGCATTTGCAGCATACGAAAAATTAGTTTCGCAGATAGGAGAAGTGATTTGA
- the aroC gene encoding chorismate synthase, whose product MRYLTAGESHGPQLTAIIEGLPAQLPLTAEMINKELKRRQGGHGRGRRMQIEKDTVEIVSGVRHGKTLGSPVALVVKNDDWKHWTSIMGIEPIEETEEVKRQIARPRPGHADLNGGMKYGHRDLRNVLERSSARETTVRVAVGAVAKQLLAELGIKIVSHVTEIGGIKVNPESYMGKSADEIREIVENDAVYCADPSVTKEMTDLIDQTKKNGDSIGGTVEVIVEGMPAGIGSYVHYDRKLDAKLAAAIMSINAFKGVEFGIGFEMARKPGSEVHDEILWDEENGYTRNTNNLGGFEGGMTTGMPIIVRGVMKPIPTLYKPLKSVDIETKEPFQASIERSDSCAVPAASIVAEHVVAWEVANALLDQFDADQMPRLIDNLKNYMKYTKEF is encoded by the coding sequence ATGCGTTATTTAACAGCAGGAGAATCACACGGTCCACAATTGACTGCCATCATAGAGGGGTTGCCGGCGCAGTTGCCTTTAACGGCAGAAATGATTAATAAAGAATTAAAAAGACGTCAAGGCGGTCATGGACGCGGCAGAAGAATGCAAATCGAGAAAGATACGGTTGAAATTGTTTCTGGCGTTCGACACGGTAAAACATTAGGCTCTCCTGTCGCTTTAGTCGTCAAAAATGACGATTGGAAACATTGGACATCTATTATGGGCATTGAGCCAATTGAAGAAACAGAAGAAGTGAAACGTCAAATAGCACGTCCACGCCCAGGTCACGCCGATTTAAACGGTGGGATGAAATATGGTCACCGTGACCTTCGAAATGTCTTAGAACGTTCGTCAGCGCGTGAAACAACTGTGCGAGTAGCGGTAGGAGCAGTTGCGAAGCAATTACTAGCAGAACTTGGCATCAAAATTGTTTCTCACGTTACGGAAATTGGAGGCATAAAAGTTAATCCTGAAAGTTATATGGGGAAATCAGCAGATGAAATTCGCGAAATTGTTGAAAATGATGCCGTTTATTGTGCTGATCCATCAGTGACAAAAGAAATGACTGATTTAATCGATCAAACGAAAAAAAATGGTGACTCTATCGGTGGCACAGTCGAAGTTATTGTAGAAGGTATGCCAGCAGGCATTGGTAGTTATGTTCATTATGATCGGAAACTAGATGCGAAACTTGCTGCTGCAATTATGAGCATTAACGCTTTTAAAGGTGTCGAGTTCGGCATAGGATTTGAAATGGCGAGAAAACCTGGTAGTGAAGTCCATGATGAAATTTTATGGGACGAAGAAAATGGCTATACACGTAATACAAATAATTTGGGTGGATTCGAAGGTGGTATGACCACGGGTATGCCGATTATTGTAAGAGGTGTGATGAAACCCATTCCAACTTTATACAAACCACTTAAAAGTGTAGATATTGAAACAAAAGAACCCTTCCAAGCAAGCATTGAACGTTCAGATAGTTGTGCAGTTCCGGCAGCATCGATTGTCGCTGAACACGTTGTGGCTTGGGAAGTAGCAAATGCCTTATTAGATCAGTTTGATGCAGACCAAATGCCACGTTTGATTGATAACTTGAAAAATTACATGAAGTACACGAAGGAGTTTTAA
- the ndk gene encoding nucleoside-diphosphate kinase, translating into MEKTFLMVKPDGVQRNVIGEIVARFEKKGYHLAGAKLMQIPTELAEEHYGEHKERPFFGELVEFITSSPVFAMVWEGENVILTARQMMGATNPKDAAPGTIRGDFAVTVGKNMIHGSDSAESAEREIGLFFKEEELVSYEKTINNWVN; encoded by the coding sequence TTGGAAAAAACATTTTTAATGGTTAAACCAGATGGCGTTCAACGCAACGTAATCGGAGAAATCGTCGCACGTTTCGAGAAAAAAGGATATCATTTAGCAGGTGCTAAATTAATGCAAATTCCTACTGAATTGGCTGAAGAGCATTACGGCGAGCATAAAGAACGTCCTTTCTTTGGTGAATTAGTAGAATTCATCACTTCAAGTCCTGTATTCGCAATGGTTTGGGAAGGCGAAAACGTTATTTTGACTGCACGTCAAATGATGGGCGCTACAAACCCTAAAGATGCAGCTCCAGGAACAATCCGCGGAGACTTCGCAGTAACTGTTGGGAAAAACATGATCCACGGATCAGATTCTGCTGAAAGCGCAGAACGTGAAATTGGCTTGTTCTTCAAAGAAGAAGAATTGGTATCATACGAAAAAACAATCAATAACTGGGTTAACTAA